From a region of the Malania oleifera isolate guangnan ecotype guangnan chromosome 12, ASM2987363v1, whole genome shotgun sequence genome:
- the LOC131144644 gene encoding protein FLX-like 1 isoform X3, with the protein MSARNRGPPVPLMSASHAGLLPIREPPYGRSLAPVPHPSLLDDARNPHIARGAVPGPGPLLPGPPAAAIIEDRLAAQHHEIQALLVDNQRLAATHVALKQELELSQHEIRRMANVLGSVRAEADLQLKEEYEKLRKMEADLHAVHAMKAELMQVRADVQQLSGARQELTGRVQAMTEDLDGTGVELQKLPALKGEIEGMKQELRRARAAIEYEKKGYAENYEHGQAMERNLIAMAREMEKLRAELANAEKRARAAAAVGNLGYGGSYGDTEMSYGRHPYSAGYSMNAGQGGAGGIAQYGPGPASARAPPTSWGTYDMQRAHGGR; encoded by the exons ATGTCTGCACGGAACAGAGGACCTCCGGTTCCGCTAATGTCGGCATCACACGCCGGGCTCTTGCCGATCCGCGAACCTCCGTACGGCCGGTCACTTGCGCCAGTGCCCCACCCATCTCTTCTTGATGATGCCCGGAATCCTCACATTGCCCGCGGCGCCGTTCCGGGGCCAGGGCCGCTTCTCCCCGGCCCCCCGGCGGCGGCCATAATTGAGGATCGTCTTGCAGCACAGCACCATGAAATTCAAGCCCTCCTCGTGGACAACCAGCGGCTGGCGGCGACCCACGTCGCGCTCAAGCAGGAGTTGGAATTGTCGCAGCACGAGATTCGCAGAATGGCGAACGTTCTCGGGTCCGTTCGGGCCGAGGCGGATTTGCAATTGAAGGAAGAGTATGAGAAGTTGAGGAAAATGGAGGCGGATCTTCATGCAGTGCATGCGATGAAAGCGGAGCTTATGCAGGTTCGTGCGGACGTTCAGCAGCTAAGTGGTGCGCGGCAGGAGCTTACTGGACGGGTCCAGGCTATGACTGAGGATTTGGATGGGACTGGTGTTGAGTTGCAAAAGCTGCCCGCTCTAAAGGGGGAGATAGAGGGCATGAAGCAAGAATTGCGTCGTGCAAG GGCTGCCATTGAGTATGAGAAGAAAGGGTATGCTGAAAATTATGAGCATGGTCAAGCCATGGAGAGGAATTTGATTGCAATGGCCCGTGAGATGGAAAAGCTTCGTGCAGAGTTAGCTAATGCAGAAAAGAGAGCACGTGCAGCTGCTGCTGTTGGAAACCTGG GTTATGGCGGAAGCTATGGTGATACTGAGATGTCATATGGACGACATCCTTATTCTGCTGGATATAGCATGAATGCT GGACAGGGTGGAGCTGGAGGTATTGCTCAATATGGTCCTGGTCCTGCTTCTGCTCGTGCTCCACCTACTTCCTGGGGTACATATGACATGCAGCGGGCTCATGGTGGAAGATGA
- the LOC131144644 gene encoding protein FLX-like 1 isoform X1: MSARNRGPPVPLMSASHAGLLPIREPPYGRSLAPVPHPSLLDDARNPHIARGAVPGPGPLLPGPPAAAIIEDRLAAQHHEIQALLVDNQRLAATHVALKQELELSQHEIRRMANVLGSVRAEADLQLKEEYEKLRKMEADLHAVHAMKAELMQVRADVQQLSGARQELTGRVQAMTEDLDGTGVELQKLPALKGEIEGMKQELRRARAAIEYEKKGYAENYEHGQAMERNLIAMAREMEKLRAELANAEKRARAAAAVGNLGAGYGGSYGDTEMSYGRHPYSAGYSMNAGQGGAGGIAQYGPGPASARAPPTSWGTYDMQRAHGGR; encoded by the exons ATGTCTGCACGGAACAGAGGACCTCCGGTTCCGCTAATGTCGGCATCACACGCCGGGCTCTTGCCGATCCGCGAACCTCCGTACGGCCGGTCACTTGCGCCAGTGCCCCACCCATCTCTTCTTGATGATGCCCGGAATCCTCACATTGCCCGCGGCGCCGTTCCGGGGCCAGGGCCGCTTCTCCCCGGCCCCCCGGCGGCGGCCATAATTGAGGATCGTCTTGCAGCACAGCACCATGAAATTCAAGCCCTCCTCGTGGACAACCAGCGGCTGGCGGCGACCCACGTCGCGCTCAAGCAGGAGTTGGAATTGTCGCAGCACGAGATTCGCAGAATGGCGAACGTTCTCGGGTCCGTTCGGGCCGAGGCGGATTTGCAATTGAAGGAAGAGTATGAGAAGTTGAGGAAAATGGAGGCGGATCTTCATGCAGTGCATGCGATGAAAGCGGAGCTTATGCAGGTTCGTGCGGACGTTCAGCAGCTAAGTGGTGCGCGGCAGGAGCTTACTGGACGGGTCCAGGCTATGACTGAGGATTTGGATGGGACTGGTGTTGAGTTGCAAAAGCTGCCCGCTCTAAAGGGGGAGATAGAGGGCATGAAGCAAGAATTGCGTCGTGCAAG GGCTGCCATTGAGTATGAGAAGAAAGGGTATGCTGAAAATTATGAGCATGGTCAAGCCATGGAGAGGAATTTGATTGCAATGGCCCGTGAGATGGAAAAGCTTCGTGCAGAGTTAGCTAATGCAGAAAAGAGAGCACGTGCAGCTGCTGCTGTTGGAAACCTGG GTGCAGGTTATGGCGGAAGCTATGGTGATACTGAGATGTCATATGGACGACATCCTTATTCTGCTGGATATAGCATGAATGCT GGACAGGGTGGAGCTGGAGGTATTGCTCAATATGGTCCTGGTCCTGCTTCTGCTCGTGCTCCACCTACTTCCTGGGGTACATATGACATGCAGCGGGCTCATGGTGGAAGATGA
- the LOC131144644 gene encoding protein FLX-like 1 isoform X2 — protein sequence MSARNRGPPVPLMSASHAGLLPIREPPYGRSLAPVPHPSLLDDARNPHIARGAVPGPGPLLPGPPAAAIIEDRLAAQHHEIQALLVDNQRLAATHVALKQELELSQHEIRRMANVLGSVRAEADLQLKEEYEKLRKMEADLHAVHAMKAELMQVRADVQQLSGARQELTGRVQAMTEDLDGTGVELQKLPALKGEIEGMKQELRRARAAIEYEKKGYAENYEHGQAMERNLIAMAREMEKLRAELANAEKRARAAAAVGNLGAGYGGSYGDTEMSYGRHPYSAGYSMNAGGAGGIAQYGPGPASARAPPTSWGTYDMQRAHGGR from the exons ATGTCTGCACGGAACAGAGGACCTCCGGTTCCGCTAATGTCGGCATCACACGCCGGGCTCTTGCCGATCCGCGAACCTCCGTACGGCCGGTCACTTGCGCCAGTGCCCCACCCATCTCTTCTTGATGATGCCCGGAATCCTCACATTGCCCGCGGCGCCGTTCCGGGGCCAGGGCCGCTTCTCCCCGGCCCCCCGGCGGCGGCCATAATTGAGGATCGTCTTGCAGCACAGCACCATGAAATTCAAGCCCTCCTCGTGGACAACCAGCGGCTGGCGGCGACCCACGTCGCGCTCAAGCAGGAGTTGGAATTGTCGCAGCACGAGATTCGCAGAATGGCGAACGTTCTCGGGTCCGTTCGGGCCGAGGCGGATTTGCAATTGAAGGAAGAGTATGAGAAGTTGAGGAAAATGGAGGCGGATCTTCATGCAGTGCATGCGATGAAAGCGGAGCTTATGCAGGTTCGTGCGGACGTTCAGCAGCTAAGTGGTGCGCGGCAGGAGCTTACTGGACGGGTCCAGGCTATGACTGAGGATTTGGATGGGACTGGTGTTGAGTTGCAAAAGCTGCCCGCTCTAAAGGGGGAGATAGAGGGCATGAAGCAAGAATTGCGTCGTGCAAG GGCTGCCATTGAGTATGAGAAGAAAGGGTATGCTGAAAATTATGAGCATGGTCAAGCCATGGAGAGGAATTTGATTGCAATGGCCCGTGAGATGGAAAAGCTTCGTGCAGAGTTAGCTAATGCAGAAAAGAGAGCACGTGCAGCTGCTGCTGTTGGAAACCTGG GTGCAGGTTATGGCGGAAGCTATGGTGATACTGAGATGTCATATGGACGACATCCTTATTCTGCTGGATATAGCATGAATGCT GGTGGAGCTGGAGGTATTGCTCAATATGGTCCTGGTCCTGCTTCTGCTCGTGCTCCACCTACTTCCTGGGGTACATATGACATGCAGCGGGCTCATGGTGGAAGATGA
- the LOC131144644 gene encoding protein FLX-like 1 isoform X4, whose amino-acid sequence MSARNRGPPVPLMSASHAGLLPIREPPYGRSLAPVPHPSLLDDARNPHIARGAVPGPGPLLPGPPAAAIIEDRLAAQHHEIQALLVDNQRLAATHVALKQELELSQHEIRRMANVLGSVRAEADLQLKEEYEKLRKMEADLHAVHAMKAELMQVRADVQQLSGARQELTGRVQAMTEDLDGTGVELQKLPALKGEIEGMKQELRRARAAIEYEKKGYAENYEHGQAMERNLIAMAREMEKLRAELANAEKRARAAAAVGNLGYGGSYGDTEMSYGRHPYSAGYSMNAGGAGGIAQYGPGPASARAPPTSWGTYDMQRAHGGR is encoded by the exons ATGTCTGCACGGAACAGAGGACCTCCGGTTCCGCTAATGTCGGCATCACACGCCGGGCTCTTGCCGATCCGCGAACCTCCGTACGGCCGGTCACTTGCGCCAGTGCCCCACCCATCTCTTCTTGATGATGCCCGGAATCCTCACATTGCCCGCGGCGCCGTTCCGGGGCCAGGGCCGCTTCTCCCCGGCCCCCCGGCGGCGGCCATAATTGAGGATCGTCTTGCAGCACAGCACCATGAAATTCAAGCCCTCCTCGTGGACAACCAGCGGCTGGCGGCGACCCACGTCGCGCTCAAGCAGGAGTTGGAATTGTCGCAGCACGAGATTCGCAGAATGGCGAACGTTCTCGGGTCCGTTCGGGCCGAGGCGGATTTGCAATTGAAGGAAGAGTATGAGAAGTTGAGGAAAATGGAGGCGGATCTTCATGCAGTGCATGCGATGAAAGCGGAGCTTATGCAGGTTCGTGCGGACGTTCAGCAGCTAAGTGGTGCGCGGCAGGAGCTTACTGGACGGGTCCAGGCTATGACTGAGGATTTGGATGGGACTGGTGTTGAGTTGCAAAAGCTGCCCGCTCTAAAGGGGGAGATAGAGGGCATGAAGCAAGAATTGCGTCGTGCAAG GGCTGCCATTGAGTATGAGAAGAAAGGGTATGCTGAAAATTATGAGCATGGTCAAGCCATGGAGAGGAATTTGATTGCAATGGCCCGTGAGATGGAAAAGCTTCGTGCAGAGTTAGCTAATGCAGAAAAGAGAGCACGTGCAGCTGCTGCTGTTGGAAACCTGG GTTATGGCGGAAGCTATGGTGATACTGAGATGTCATATGGACGACATCCTTATTCTGCTGGATATAGCATGAATGCT GGTGGAGCTGGAGGTATTGCTCAATATGGTCCTGGTCCTGCTTCTGCTCGTGCTCCACCTACTTCCTGGGGTACATATGACATGCAGCGGGCTCATGGTGGAAGATGA